The following are encoded in a window of Desulfuromonas sp. genomic DNA:
- a CDS encoding thiamine biosynthesis protein, with protein MSKALGLLSGGLDSSLAALTLKRQGVDVTGISFATPFFGSGRAKKAAEQMEVPLIVHDISDIHLEMIKNPRYGYGKNLNPCIDCHAMMFRLAGEFMNREGFDFLFSGEVLGQRPMSQNPIALKTVAKYSGFPDRILRPLSAKCLAATPMEEQGLVDRERLLDIQGRSRKPQEALAKEWGLVDYPSSGGGCLLTEKSFSNRLRDLLEHNPEATPVDAELLKAGRQFRLSDKAKLILGRKQADNETIKELQRPGDISLRANNFSGPLGLVTGDAGEAELKSAAALVAGYGKGRAENTVEILLHTGEETRQITVAPASQEDARKLLIE; from the coding sequence ATGAGCAAGGCACTCGGCCTTTTATCGGGCGGACTTGACAGCAGTCTGGCCGCTCTGACCCTCAAGCGTCAGGGCGTTGATGTAACCGGCATCTCATTTGCAACCCCTTTTTTTGGAAGTGGACGAGCAAAAAAGGCGGCGGAGCAGATGGAGGTTCCGTTGATCGTCCACGACATCAGCGACATTCACCTCGAAATGATCAAGAATCCGCGATATGGCTACGGCAAGAACTTGAATCCGTGTATCGACTGCCACGCCATGATGTTTCGCCTGGCTGGCGAGTTCATGAATCGCGAAGGGTTCGATTTTCTCTTTTCCGGCGAAGTCCTCGGCCAAAGACCGATGAGCCAGAATCCGATTGCCCTGAAAACGGTGGCCAAGTATTCCGGATTCCCCGATCGGATCCTCCGGCCGTTAAGCGCCAAGTGCCTGGCGGCAACACCGATGGAAGAACAGGGCCTGGTCGATCGCGAACGCCTTCTCGACATCCAGGGCCGCTCGCGCAAGCCCCAGGAAGCCCTCGCTAAAGAGTGGGGCCTGGTCGACTACCCTTCCTCCGGCGGCGGCTGCCTGCTCACAGAAAAATCATTCTCCAACCGTTTGCGCGATCTTCTTGAACACAATCCTGAAGCGACTCCGGTCGATGCTGAACTGCTCAAGGCCGGTCGACAATTCCGGCTCTCGGACAAGGCCAAGCTGATTCTCGGCCGCAAACAGGCCGACAACGAAACCATCAAAGAACTGCAGCGACCCGGTGACATCAGCCTGCGGGCCAACAATTTTTCCGGCCCACTCGGCCTGGTCACCGGAGATGCCGGTGAAGCGGAACTGAAATCGGCCGCAGCCCTGGTTGCCGGCTACGGCAAAGGCCGTGCTGAAAATACGGTTGAAATATTGTTGCACACCGGAGAGGAAACCCGGCAGATCACCGTCGCACCGGCCAGCCAGGAGGATGCACGTAAGCTCCTGATCGAATAA
- the groL gene encoding chaperonin GroEL, translating to MAKDIKFGQDARAQIQAGVDKLANAVKVTLGPKGRNVVIEKSYGAPLITKDGVTVAKEIELEDRFENMGAQLVKEVASKTSDVAGDGTTTATVLAQAIYREGTKLVTAGHNPMEIKRGIDKAVETAVEALQKLSKPIKDHTEIAQVGTISANSDETIGNILAEAMEKVGKEGVITVEEAKAMETSLETVEGMQFDRGYLSPYFVTDAERMETVMEDALILIHDKKISNMKDLIAVLEPVAKQGRPLVILAEDVDGEALATLVVNKLRGTLNIAAVKAPGFGDRRKAMLEDIAILTGGKVISEEVGFNLETATLDMLGSAKRIVIDKDNTTIIDGAGSDADIQGRVKQIRAQIEETSSDYDREKLQERLAKLVGGVAVVKVGAATETEMKEKKARVEDALHATRAAVEEGIVPGGGVALLRAIADLEKIELSTEQQFGVNIVKRALEEPLRQIAANAGVEGSIVINAVLNEKGANGFNAATDTYEDLIKAGIIDPTKVTRSALQNASSVAGLMLTTEACISELPSEEPAMPAMPGGMGGGMPGMM from the coding sequence ATGGCAAAAGATATTAAATTCGGACAGGATGCCCGGGCCCAGATCCAGGCAGGTGTCGACAAGCTGGCCAATGCTGTTAAAGTCACCCTCGGCCCGAAAGGCCGTAACGTTGTGATCGAGAAGTCGTATGGTGCTCCGCTGATCACCAAGGACGGCGTCACCGTTGCCAAGGAGATCGAGCTCGAAGACAGATTTGAAAATATGGGTGCCCAGCTGGTCAAGGAAGTTGCTTCCAAAACTTCTGATGTTGCCGGTGACGGAACCACGACTGCTACCGTTCTTGCCCAGGCTATTTATCGTGAAGGAACCAAGCTGGTGACCGCCGGTCATAACCCGATGGAAATCAAGCGCGGTATCGACAAGGCGGTTGAAACGGCTGTCGAAGCGTTGCAGAAACTTTCCAAACCGATCAAGGATCACACCGAGATCGCCCAGGTCGGAACTATTTCGGCCAATAGTGACGAGACCATCGGCAATATCCTCGCTGAAGCGATGGAGAAGGTTGGTAAGGAAGGGGTTATCACCGTCGAGGAAGCCAAGGCGATGGAAACGTCCCTCGAAACGGTTGAAGGGATGCAGTTCGATCGAGGCTACCTCTCTCCGTACTTCGTCACCGACGCCGAGCGGATGGAAACCGTCATGGAAGACGCCCTGATCCTGATCCACGACAAGAAGATCAGCAACATGAAAGATCTGATCGCTGTTCTTGAGCCGGTTGCCAAACAGGGTCGTCCGCTGGTGATTCTGGCTGAAGACGTTGATGGTGAAGCGCTGGCAACTCTGGTTGTCAACAAGCTGCGTGGTACGCTCAACATTGCTGCTGTCAAGGCACCGGGTTTCGGCGATCGTCGCAAGGCGATGCTCGAAGATATCGCCATTCTGACCGGCGGCAAGGTGATTTCCGAAGAAGTTGGTTTCAACCTCGAAACCGCTACCCTCGACATGCTCGGTTCGGCCAAGCGGATCGTTATCGATAAGGACAACACCACGATCATCGATGGTGCCGGTTCCGATGCCGACATCCAGGGGCGGGTCAAGCAGATCCGTGCCCAGATCGAAGAGACCAGCAGCGACTATGATCGCGAGAAGCTCCAGGAGCGCCTCGCCAAGCTGGTCGGCGGCGTTGCCGTGGTCAAGGTCGGTGCAGCCACCGAGACCGAGATGAAGGAAAAGAAAGCGCGCGTTGAAGATGCCCTGCACGCAACCCGTGCTGCCGTTGAAGAAGGTATCGTCCCGGGTGGTGGTGTGGCCTTGCTCCGTGCCATTGCCGATCTTGAGAAGATTGAGCTCAGCACCGAGCAGCAGTTTGGCGTCAACATCGTCAAGCGTGCCCTCGAAGAGCCGCTGCGCCAGATCGCGGCCAATGCCGGTGTCGAAGGTTCTATCGTTATCAACGCCGTTCTCAACGAGAAGGGTGCCAACGGTTTCAATGCCGCGACCGATACCTACGAAGACCTGATCAAGGCCGGTATCATCGATCCGACCAAGGTTACCCGTTCGGCTCTGCAGAACGCTTCTTCGGTTGCCGGTCTGATGTTGACCACCGAAGCCTGCATTTCGGAGCTTCCGTCGGAAGAACCGGCTATGCCAGCCATGCCAGGCGGCATGGGCGGCGGCATGCCCGGCATGATGTAA
- a CDS encoding co-chaperone GroES: MNIRPLQDRVIVERIEEETMTAGGIIIPDSAKEKPQEGKVVAVGKGKVTEDGKVLALDVKVGDKVLFGKYAGTEIKVDGKELLMMREDDILGVVE; the protein is encoded by the coding sequence ATGAATATCAGACCACTTCAAGATCGTGTCATCGTAGAAAGAATCGAGGAAGAAACCATGACCGCCGGCGGGATTATCATCCCGGACAGCGCCAAGGAGAAGCCGCAGGAAGGCAAGGTTGTTGCTGTTGGCAAGGGCAAGGTGACTGAGGACGGCAAAGTCCTGGCCCTGGACGTCAAGGTTGGCGACAAGGTTCTGTTCGGCAAGTATGCCGGTACTGAAATCAAGGTTGATGGCAAGGAATTACTGATGATGCGTGAGGACGATATCCTCGGCGTTGTCGAATAA